One Pseudoliparis swirei isolate HS2019 ecotype Mariana Trench chromosome 4, NWPU_hadal_v1, whole genome shotgun sequence genomic window carries:
- the wt1b gene encoding WT1 transcription factor b isoform X2, translated as MLTEPCGAMSMGSDVRDPVPPVSSLPGAGGSCGMSVGGGQWTQLLDLHPGSPYSSHHTLIKQEPGWGTTDPIEEPHCGLGAFTVHFSGQFTGSGPCRVGAFGEPTAGQPLMFPNGTYLPGCMDSPPAPRNQGYGAVGLESNPSYGHTPSHHTPQHSSLSFKHEDTLSPPNNIVDQQYPAPPPMFGCHNPSESCQSSQALLLRNYNSDNLYQMASQLDCVTWNQMNNLASSMKSGHPPSYDSDPTAPPPAMLVSAQYHIHTHGVFRGLQDVRRVAGIGPPVVKSSSEANEKRPFVCVYPGCSKRYFKLSHLQMHGRKHTGEKPYQCDFTDCGRRFSRSDQLKRHQRRHTGVKPFQCETCQRKFSRSDHLKTHTRTHTGKTSEKPFTCRWSNCQKKFARSDELVRHHSMHQRNLTKLQPAI; from the exons ATGCTGACCGAGCCGTGTGGAGCCATGTCGATGGGGTCAGATGTTCGAGATCCAGTGCCCCCTGTGTCGTCCTTACCGGGCGCTGGGGGTAGCTGTGGGATGTCCGTCGGTGGGGGCCAGTGGACCCAGCTGCTGGACCTCCACCCTGGCTCTCCCTACAGCTCCCACCACACCCTCATTAAGCAGGAACCCGGTTGGGGGACCACAGATCCAATAGAGGAGCCTCACTGTGGACTTGGGGCCTTCACGGTGCACTTCTCGGGCCAGTTTACAGGCTCGGGCCCCTGTCGAGTCGGGGCCTTCGGAGAGCCAACCGCCGGTCAACCGCTGATGTTTCCCAACGGAACCTACCTGCCTGGCTGTATGGACAGTCCTCCTGCACCCAGGAACCAGG GCTACGGAGCGGTGGGTTTAGAGAGCAACCCCAGCTATGGTCACACTCCGTCTCACCACACCCCTCAGCACTCCAGCCTGTCCTTCAAACACGAGGACACTCTGTCACCGCCAAATAACATAG TTGACCAGCAgtaccctgctcctcctcccatgTTCGGTTGCCACAATCCATCTGAATCGTGTCAAAGCAGCCAAGCTCTGCTGCTGAGAAACTACAACAG TGATAACCTGTACCAGATGGCATCGCAGCTCGATTGTGTAACATGGAATCAAATGAACAACCTGGCATCTTCCATGAAAAG TGGCCATCCACCCAGCTATGACAGTGATcccacagcccctcctccagcCATGCTCGTCAGTGCTCAgtaccacatacacacacacggtgtcttCAGAGGACTTCAG GATGTTCGACGCGTAGCTGGTATCGGTCCTCCGGTTGTGAAGTCGTCATCAGAGGCCAACGAAAAGCGTCCGTTTGTATGTGTTTATCCTGGTTGCAGCAAGAGGTACTTCAAACTGTCACATCTGCAGATGCACGGCCGCAAACACACAG GAGAGAAGCCGTACCAGTGTGATTTCACGGACTGCGGACGCAGATTCTCTCGCTCGGACCAGTTGAAGAGGCACCAGcgcagacacacag GAGTGAAGCCCTTTCAGTGCGAGACCTGTCAGAGAAAGTTCTCACGGTCAGATCATCTTAAGACACACACTCGGACTCATACAGGTAAAACAA GCGAGAAGCCTTTTACCTGCCGCTGGTCCAACTGTCAGAAGAAGTTTGCCCGCTCTGACGAGCTGGTGCGCCACCACAGCATGCACCAGAGGAACCTGACCAAGCTGCAGCCTGccatctga
- the wt1b gene encoding WT1 transcription factor b isoform X6: MLTEPCGAMSMGSDVRDPVPPVSSLPGAGGSCGMSVGGGQWTQLLDLHPGSPYSSHHTLIKQEPGWGTTDPIEEPHCGLGAFTVHFSGQFTGSGPCRVGAFGEPTAGQPLMFPNGTYLPGCMDSPPAPRNQGYGAVGLESNPSYGHTPSHHTPQHSSLSFKHEDTLSPPNNIVDQQYPAPPPMFGCHNPSESCQSSQALLLRNYNSGHPPSYDSDPTAPPPAMLVSAQYHIHTHGVFRGLQDVRRVAGIGPPVVKSSSEANEKRPFVCVYPGCSKRYFKLSHLQMHGRKHTGEKPYQCDFTDCGRRFSRSDQLKRHQRRHTGVKPFQCETCQRKFSRSDHLKTHTRTHTGEKPFTCRWSNCQKKFARSDELVRHHSMHQRNLTKLQPAI, encoded by the exons ATGCTGACCGAGCCGTGTGGAGCCATGTCGATGGGGTCAGATGTTCGAGATCCAGTGCCCCCTGTGTCGTCCTTACCGGGCGCTGGGGGTAGCTGTGGGATGTCCGTCGGTGGGGGCCAGTGGACCCAGCTGCTGGACCTCCACCCTGGCTCTCCCTACAGCTCCCACCACACCCTCATTAAGCAGGAACCCGGTTGGGGGACCACAGATCCAATAGAGGAGCCTCACTGTGGACTTGGGGCCTTCACGGTGCACTTCTCGGGCCAGTTTACAGGCTCGGGCCCCTGTCGAGTCGGGGCCTTCGGAGAGCCAACCGCCGGTCAACCGCTGATGTTTCCCAACGGAACCTACCTGCCTGGCTGTATGGACAGTCCTCCTGCACCCAGGAACCAGG GCTACGGAGCGGTGGGTTTAGAGAGCAACCCCAGCTATGGTCACACTCCGTCTCACCACACCCCTCAGCACTCCAGCCTGTCCTTCAAACACGAGGACACTCTGTCACCGCCAAATAACATAG TTGACCAGCAgtaccctgctcctcctcccatgTTCGGTTGCCACAATCCATCTGAATCGTGTCAAAGCAGCCAAGCTCTGCTGCTGAGAAACTACAACAG TGGCCATCCACCCAGCTATGACAGTGATcccacagcccctcctccagcCATGCTCGTCAGTGCTCAgtaccacatacacacacacggtgtcttCAGAGGACTTCAG GATGTTCGACGCGTAGCTGGTATCGGTCCTCCGGTTGTGAAGTCGTCATCAGAGGCCAACGAAAAGCGTCCGTTTGTATGTGTTTATCCTGGTTGCAGCAAGAGGTACTTCAAACTGTCACATCTGCAGATGCACGGCCGCAAACACACAG GAGAGAAGCCGTACCAGTGTGATTTCACGGACTGCGGACGCAGATTCTCTCGCTCGGACCAGTTGAAGAGGCACCAGcgcagacacacag GAGTGAAGCCCTTTCAGTGCGAGACCTGTCAGAGAAAGTTCTCACGGTCAGATCATCTTAAGACACACACTCGGACTCATACAG GCGAGAAGCCTTTTACCTGCCGCTGGTCCAACTGTCAGAAGAAGTTTGCCCGCTCTGACGAGCTGGTGCGCCACCACAGCATGCACCAGAGGAACCTGACCAAGCTGCAGCCTGccatctga
- the wt1b gene encoding WT1 transcription factor b isoform X1: MLTEPCGAMSMGSDVRDPVPPVSSLPGAGGSCGMSVGGGQWTQLLDLHPGSPYSSHHTLIKQEPGWGTTDPIEEPHCGLGAFTVHFSGQFTGSGPCRVGAFGEPTAGQPLMFPNGTYLPGCMDSPPAPRNQGYGAVGLESNPSYGHTPSHHTPQHSSLSFKHEDTLSPPNNIVDQQYPAPPPMFGCHNPSESCQSSQALLLRNYNSDNLYQMASQLDCVTWNQMNNLASSMKSSGHPPSYDSDPTAPPPAMLVSAQYHIHTHGVFRGLQDVRRVAGIGPPVVKSSSEANEKRPFVCVYPGCSKRYFKLSHLQMHGRKHTGEKPYQCDFTDCGRRFSRSDQLKRHQRRHTGVKPFQCETCQRKFSRSDHLKTHTRTHTGKTSEKPFTCRWSNCQKKFARSDELVRHHSMHQRNLTKLQPAI; the protein is encoded by the exons ATGCTGACCGAGCCGTGTGGAGCCATGTCGATGGGGTCAGATGTTCGAGATCCAGTGCCCCCTGTGTCGTCCTTACCGGGCGCTGGGGGTAGCTGTGGGATGTCCGTCGGTGGGGGCCAGTGGACCCAGCTGCTGGACCTCCACCCTGGCTCTCCCTACAGCTCCCACCACACCCTCATTAAGCAGGAACCCGGTTGGGGGACCACAGATCCAATAGAGGAGCCTCACTGTGGACTTGGGGCCTTCACGGTGCACTTCTCGGGCCAGTTTACAGGCTCGGGCCCCTGTCGAGTCGGGGCCTTCGGAGAGCCAACCGCCGGTCAACCGCTGATGTTTCCCAACGGAACCTACCTGCCTGGCTGTATGGACAGTCCTCCTGCACCCAGGAACCAGG GCTACGGAGCGGTGGGTTTAGAGAGCAACCCCAGCTATGGTCACACTCCGTCTCACCACACCCCTCAGCACTCCAGCCTGTCCTTCAAACACGAGGACACTCTGTCACCGCCAAATAACATAG TTGACCAGCAgtaccctgctcctcctcccatgTTCGGTTGCCACAATCCATCTGAATCGTGTCAAAGCAGCCAAGCTCTGCTGCTGAGAAACTACAACAG TGATAACCTGTACCAGATGGCATCGCAGCTCGATTGTGTAACATGGAATCAAATGAACAACCTGGCATCTTCCATGAAAAG CAGTGGCCATCCACCCAGCTATGACAGTGATcccacagcccctcctccagcCATGCTCGTCAGTGCTCAgtaccacatacacacacacggtgtcttCAGAGGACTTCAG GATGTTCGACGCGTAGCTGGTATCGGTCCTCCGGTTGTGAAGTCGTCATCAGAGGCCAACGAAAAGCGTCCGTTTGTATGTGTTTATCCTGGTTGCAGCAAGAGGTACTTCAAACTGTCACATCTGCAGATGCACGGCCGCAAACACACAG GAGAGAAGCCGTACCAGTGTGATTTCACGGACTGCGGACGCAGATTCTCTCGCTCGGACCAGTTGAAGAGGCACCAGcgcagacacacag GAGTGAAGCCCTTTCAGTGCGAGACCTGTCAGAGAAAGTTCTCACGGTCAGATCATCTTAAGACACACACTCGGACTCATACAGGTAAAACAA GCGAGAAGCCTTTTACCTGCCGCTGGTCCAACTGTCAGAAGAAGTTTGCCCGCTCTGACGAGCTGGTGCGCCACCACAGCATGCACCAGAGGAACCTGACCAAGCTGCAGCCTGccatctga
- the rcn1 gene encoding reticulocalbin-1: protein MDVYSFMCAALLCTAVVHGKPTLRKDRVIHDPEVGRQAHEEKGFQYDHEAFLGKEEARSFDQLTSEESKDRLGKIVDRIDDDADGSISTAELKAWIKRVQKRYVYENVAKVWTDYDLNKDNKISWDEYKQATYGYYLSSPEEFEDAKDQFSFKKMLPRDERRFKRADLDGDLATDREEFTSFLHPEEFEHMRDIVVLETLEDIDKNGDGHVDEDEYVADMFSHEDGGPEPDWIKTEREQFSDFRDLNKDGKMDLDEIRHWIMPQDYDHAEAEARHLVYESDQDKDQMLTKEEILENWNMFVGSQATNYGEDLTKNHEEL, encoded by the exons ATGGACGTCTACAGCTTCATGTGTGCTGCGCTTCTGTGCACGGCGGTGGTGCACGGCAAGCCCACGTTAAGGAAAGACAGAGTTATTCATGACCCAGAAGTGGGCAGGCAAGCCCACGAAGAGAAAGGCTTCCAATACGACCATGAGGCCTTTCTTGGCAAAGAGGAGGCCAGGTCATTTGACCAGCTCACTTCCGAGGAGAGCAAAGACAGGCTTGG TAAAATAGTGGACAGGATAGATGATGACGCGGATGGCTCCATCTCCACAGCTGAACTCAAGGCTTGGATAAAACGTGTGCAGAAGCGTTACGTTTACGAGAACGTGGCTAAGGTGTGGACAGACTACGATCTGAACAAAGACAACAAGATTTCGTGGGATGAGTACAAGCAAGCCACATATGGATACTACCTTT CCAGCCCGGAGGAGTTTGAGGACGCTAAGGACCAGTTTAGCTTCAAGAAGATGCTCCCACGTGATGAGAGGAGGTTTAAAAGAGCTGATCTGGATGGGGACCTGGCAACAGACAGAGAAGAGTTCACATCCTTCCTCCATCCTGAGGAGTTTGAACACATGAGGGATATTGTGGTTCTG GAAACCTTGGAGGACATTGACAAGAACGGAGACGGACACGTGGATGAAGATGAGTATGTTG CCGACATGTTTTCCCATGAGGACGGGGGTCCGGAGCCGGACTGGATCAAGACCGAGAGGGAACAGTTTTCTGACTTCCGAGACCTGAACAAAGATGGTAAAATGGACCTGGACGAAATCCGCCACTGGATTATGCCACAAGACTACGACCATGCCGAAGCCGAAGCCAGACATCTGGTGTATGAGTCTGACCAGGACAAG gaCCAGATGCTGACCAAAGAGGAGATCCTTGAAAACTGGAACATGTTTGTGGGAAGCCAGGCCACAAACTACGGAGAGGACCTCACCAAGAACCACGAAGAGCTCTGA
- the wt1b gene encoding WT1 transcription factor b isoform X3: protein MLTEPCGAMSMGSDVRDPVPPVSSLPGAGGSCGMSVGGGQWTQLLDLHPGSPYSSHHTLIKQEPGWGTTDPIEEPHCGLGAFTVHFSGQFTGSGPCRVGAFGEPTAGQPLMFPNGTYLPGCMDSPPAPRNQGYGAVGLESNPSYGHTPSHHTPQHSSLSFKHEDTLSPPNNIVDQQYPAPPPMFGCHNPSESCQSSQALLLRNYNSDNLYQMASQLDCVTWNQMNNLASSMKSSGHPPSYDSDPTAPPPAMLVSAQYHIHTHGVFRGLQDVRRVAGIGPPVVKSSSEANEKRPFVCVYPGCSKRYFKLSHLQMHGRKHTGEKPYQCDFTDCGRRFSRSDQLKRHQRRHTGVKPFQCETCQRKFSRSDHLKTHTRTHTGEKPFTCRWSNCQKKFARSDELVRHHSMHQRNLTKLQPAI from the exons ATGCTGACCGAGCCGTGTGGAGCCATGTCGATGGGGTCAGATGTTCGAGATCCAGTGCCCCCTGTGTCGTCCTTACCGGGCGCTGGGGGTAGCTGTGGGATGTCCGTCGGTGGGGGCCAGTGGACCCAGCTGCTGGACCTCCACCCTGGCTCTCCCTACAGCTCCCACCACACCCTCATTAAGCAGGAACCCGGTTGGGGGACCACAGATCCAATAGAGGAGCCTCACTGTGGACTTGGGGCCTTCACGGTGCACTTCTCGGGCCAGTTTACAGGCTCGGGCCCCTGTCGAGTCGGGGCCTTCGGAGAGCCAACCGCCGGTCAACCGCTGATGTTTCCCAACGGAACCTACCTGCCTGGCTGTATGGACAGTCCTCCTGCACCCAGGAACCAGG GCTACGGAGCGGTGGGTTTAGAGAGCAACCCCAGCTATGGTCACACTCCGTCTCACCACACCCCTCAGCACTCCAGCCTGTCCTTCAAACACGAGGACACTCTGTCACCGCCAAATAACATAG TTGACCAGCAgtaccctgctcctcctcccatgTTCGGTTGCCACAATCCATCTGAATCGTGTCAAAGCAGCCAAGCTCTGCTGCTGAGAAACTACAACAG TGATAACCTGTACCAGATGGCATCGCAGCTCGATTGTGTAACATGGAATCAAATGAACAACCTGGCATCTTCCATGAAAAG CAGTGGCCATCCACCCAGCTATGACAGTGATcccacagcccctcctccagcCATGCTCGTCAGTGCTCAgtaccacatacacacacacggtgtcttCAGAGGACTTCAG GATGTTCGACGCGTAGCTGGTATCGGTCCTCCGGTTGTGAAGTCGTCATCAGAGGCCAACGAAAAGCGTCCGTTTGTATGTGTTTATCCTGGTTGCAGCAAGAGGTACTTCAAACTGTCACATCTGCAGATGCACGGCCGCAAACACACAG GAGAGAAGCCGTACCAGTGTGATTTCACGGACTGCGGACGCAGATTCTCTCGCTCGGACCAGTTGAAGAGGCACCAGcgcagacacacag GAGTGAAGCCCTTTCAGTGCGAGACCTGTCAGAGAAAGTTCTCACGGTCAGATCATCTTAAGACACACACTCGGACTCATACAG GCGAGAAGCCTTTTACCTGCCGCTGGTCCAACTGTCAGAAGAAGTTTGCCCGCTCTGACGAGCTGGTGCGCCACCACAGCATGCACCAGAGGAACCTGACCAAGCTGCAGCCTGccatctga
- the wt1b gene encoding WT1 transcription factor b isoform X4, with the protein MLTEPCGAMSMGSDVRDPVPPVSSLPGAGGSCGMSVGGGQWTQLLDLHPGSPYSSHHTLIKQEPGWGTTDPIEEPHCGLGAFTVHFSGQFTGSGPCRVGAFGEPTAGQPLMFPNGTYLPGCMDSPPAPRNQGYGAVGLESNPSYGHTPSHHTPQHSSLSFKHEDTLSPPNNIVDQQYPAPPPMFGCHNPSESCQSSQALLLRNYNSDNLYQMASQLDCVTWNQMNNLASSMKSGHPPSYDSDPTAPPPAMLVSAQYHIHTHGVFRGLQDVRRVAGIGPPVVKSSSEANEKRPFVCVYPGCSKRYFKLSHLQMHGRKHTGEKPYQCDFTDCGRRFSRSDQLKRHQRRHTGVKPFQCETCQRKFSRSDHLKTHTRTHTGEKPFTCRWSNCQKKFARSDELVRHHSMHQRNLTKLQPAI; encoded by the exons ATGCTGACCGAGCCGTGTGGAGCCATGTCGATGGGGTCAGATGTTCGAGATCCAGTGCCCCCTGTGTCGTCCTTACCGGGCGCTGGGGGTAGCTGTGGGATGTCCGTCGGTGGGGGCCAGTGGACCCAGCTGCTGGACCTCCACCCTGGCTCTCCCTACAGCTCCCACCACACCCTCATTAAGCAGGAACCCGGTTGGGGGACCACAGATCCAATAGAGGAGCCTCACTGTGGACTTGGGGCCTTCACGGTGCACTTCTCGGGCCAGTTTACAGGCTCGGGCCCCTGTCGAGTCGGGGCCTTCGGAGAGCCAACCGCCGGTCAACCGCTGATGTTTCCCAACGGAACCTACCTGCCTGGCTGTATGGACAGTCCTCCTGCACCCAGGAACCAGG GCTACGGAGCGGTGGGTTTAGAGAGCAACCCCAGCTATGGTCACACTCCGTCTCACCACACCCCTCAGCACTCCAGCCTGTCCTTCAAACACGAGGACACTCTGTCACCGCCAAATAACATAG TTGACCAGCAgtaccctgctcctcctcccatgTTCGGTTGCCACAATCCATCTGAATCGTGTCAAAGCAGCCAAGCTCTGCTGCTGAGAAACTACAACAG TGATAACCTGTACCAGATGGCATCGCAGCTCGATTGTGTAACATGGAATCAAATGAACAACCTGGCATCTTCCATGAAAAG TGGCCATCCACCCAGCTATGACAGTGATcccacagcccctcctccagcCATGCTCGTCAGTGCTCAgtaccacatacacacacacggtgtcttCAGAGGACTTCAG GATGTTCGACGCGTAGCTGGTATCGGTCCTCCGGTTGTGAAGTCGTCATCAGAGGCCAACGAAAAGCGTCCGTTTGTATGTGTTTATCCTGGTTGCAGCAAGAGGTACTTCAAACTGTCACATCTGCAGATGCACGGCCGCAAACACACAG GAGAGAAGCCGTACCAGTGTGATTTCACGGACTGCGGACGCAGATTCTCTCGCTCGGACCAGTTGAAGAGGCACCAGcgcagacacacag GAGTGAAGCCCTTTCAGTGCGAGACCTGTCAGAGAAAGTTCTCACGGTCAGATCATCTTAAGACACACACTCGGACTCATACAG GCGAGAAGCCTTTTACCTGCCGCTGGTCCAACTGTCAGAAGAAGTTTGCCCGCTCTGACGAGCTGGTGCGCCACCACAGCATGCACCAGAGGAACCTGACCAAGCTGCAGCCTGccatctga
- the wt1b gene encoding WT1 transcription factor b isoform X5, which produces MLTEPCGAMSMGSDVRDPVPPVSSLPGAGGSCGMSVGGGQWTQLLDLHPGSPYSSHHTLIKQEPGWGTTDPIEEPHCGLGAFTVHFSGQFTGSGPCRVGAFGEPTAGQPLMFPNGTYLPGCMDSPPAPRNQGYGAVGLESNPSYGHTPSHHTPQHSSLSFKHEDTLSPPNNIVDQQYPAPPPMFGCHNPSESCQSSQALLLRNYNSGHPPSYDSDPTAPPPAMLVSAQYHIHTHGVFRGLQDVRRVAGIGPPVVKSSSEANEKRPFVCVYPGCSKRYFKLSHLQMHGRKHTGEKPYQCDFTDCGRRFSRSDQLKRHQRRHTGVKPFQCETCQRKFSRSDHLKTHTRTHTGKTSEKPFTCRWSNCQKKFARSDELVRHHSMHQRNLTKLQPAI; this is translated from the exons ATGCTGACCGAGCCGTGTGGAGCCATGTCGATGGGGTCAGATGTTCGAGATCCAGTGCCCCCTGTGTCGTCCTTACCGGGCGCTGGGGGTAGCTGTGGGATGTCCGTCGGTGGGGGCCAGTGGACCCAGCTGCTGGACCTCCACCCTGGCTCTCCCTACAGCTCCCACCACACCCTCATTAAGCAGGAACCCGGTTGGGGGACCACAGATCCAATAGAGGAGCCTCACTGTGGACTTGGGGCCTTCACGGTGCACTTCTCGGGCCAGTTTACAGGCTCGGGCCCCTGTCGAGTCGGGGCCTTCGGAGAGCCAACCGCCGGTCAACCGCTGATGTTTCCCAACGGAACCTACCTGCCTGGCTGTATGGACAGTCCTCCTGCACCCAGGAACCAGG GCTACGGAGCGGTGGGTTTAGAGAGCAACCCCAGCTATGGTCACACTCCGTCTCACCACACCCCTCAGCACTCCAGCCTGTCCTTCAAACACGAGGACACTCTGTCACCGCCAAATAACATAG TTGACCAGCAgtaccctgctcctcctcccatgTTCGGTTGCCACAATCCATCTGAATCGTGTCAAAGCAGCCAAGCTCTGCTGCTGAGAAACTACAACAG TGGCCATCCACCCAGCTATGACAGTGATcccacagcccctcctccagcCATGCTCGTCAGTGCTCAgtaccacatacacacacacggtgtcttCAGAGGACTTCAG GATGTTCGACGCGTAGCTGGTATCGGTCCTCCGGTTGTGAAGTCGTCATCAGAGGCCAACGAAAAGCGTCCGTTTGTATGTGTTTATCCTGGTTGCAGCAAGAGGTACTTCAAACTGTCACATCTGCAGATGCACGGCCGCAAACACACAG GAGAGAAGCCGTACCAGTGTGATTTCACGGACTGCGGACGCAGATTCTCTCGCTCGGACCAGTTGAAGAGGCACCAGcgcagacacacag GAGTGAAGCCCTTTCAGTGCGAGACCTGTCAGAGAAAGTTCTCACGGTCAGATCATCTTAAGACACACACTCGGACTCATACAGGTAAAACAA GCGAGAAGCCTTTTACCTGCCGCTGGTCCAACTGTCAGAAGAAGTTTGCCCGCTCTGACGAGCTGGTGCGCCACCACAGCATGCACCAGAGGAACCTGACCAAGCTGCAGCCTGccatctga